Proteins encoded within one genomic window of Halomonas sp. YLGW01:
- a CDS encoding pilus assembly protein PilP codes for MTNRRGVAMLLGLGALVLGGCVEPELEELERKLDEFRASPGQVELAPLPVVPDYNPIAYDQADRRSPFRSSLPAPEQVPEGSADLAPDLDRPREPLEAYPLEQLELVGTLNVANRPSALVRAPGGEVHRLTSGDRLGTDYGRIIGITARSVQMVEVVNNGRGGWVERTRQLTLDDETTKQAG; via the coding sequence ATGACCAATAGACGTGGTGTGGCGATGCTGCTGGGGCTCGGTGCCCTGGTGTTGGGGGGCTGTGTCGAGCCTGAGCTTGAGGAGTTGGAGCGCAAGCTGGATGAGTTCAGGGCCTCGCCGGGTCAAGTGGAGCTGGCGCCCTTGCCCGTGGTGCCGGACTACAACCCCATCGCCTACGATCAGGCGGATCGGCGTAGTCCCTTCCGGTCAAGCCTGCCGGCCCCGGAGCAGGTGCCGGAAGGCTCTGCGGACCTGGCGCCGGATCTGGATCGTCCGCGCGAGCCCCTGGAGGCCTATCCCCTCGAGCAACTCGAGCTGGTCGGCACGTTGAATGTTGCCAATCGGCCCTCTGCGTTGGTGCGAGCGCCCGGTGGCGAGGTGCATCGCCTCACCAGTGGCGATCGATTGGGCACTGACTATGGCCGCATCATCGGCATCACCGCGCGCTCCGTGCAGATGGTCGAGGTGGTCAACAACGGTCGGGGTGGCTGGGTCGAGCGCACTCGGCAGCTGACCCTCGACGACGAAACAACGAAACAGGCCGGCTGA
- a CDS encoding type 4a pilus biogenesis protein PilO — protein sequence MNLSAEWRRLRELDWRELDIKEAGGWPWSLQFGCFLLALGLAFAGMNWYLAAPKLESLEEARQQEQTLLRDYRSKAAGAARLPPLIDQAEALESRLEGLLKLLPDGAEIPSLVDDISKAALDNQLAIDAIRLRAPINQEHYTERPFDIRVRGDYHRIASFLAAVAALPRIVTQHDFTLAPAGNAGELQLSMLARTYSDVEKAAPQGQGGSTR from the coding sequence ATGAATTTATCGGCCGAATGGCGGCGTCTGCGGGAGCTCGATTGGCGAGAGCTCGATATCAAGGAAGCAGGCGGCTGGCCCTGGTCCCTGCAGTTCGGTTGTTTCCTGCTGGCGCTGGGCTTGGCCTTTGCCGGCATGAACTGGTATCTCGCCGCGCCCAAGCTCGAGTCGCTCGAGGAGGCGCGCCAGCAGGAGCAGACCTTGCTGCGTGACTACCGAAGCAAGGCCGCCGGTGCGGCGCGGCTGCCGCCATTGATCGATCAGGCGGAGGCACTGGAGAGTCGTCTCGAAGGCCTCTTGAAGCTGTTGCCCGACGGGGCCGAGATTCCCTCCCTGGTCGATGACATCAGCAAGGCGGCACTGGATAACCAGCTGGCCATCGATGCGATCCGCCTGCGCGCACCGATCAACCAGGAACATTATACCGAGCGCCCCTTCGATATTCGGGTGCGGGGAGACTATCACCGCATCGCCTCATTTCTGGCCGCCGTGGCAGCCTTGCCGCGTATCGTGACCCAGCATGACTTCACCCTGGCGCCGGCCGGCAATGCCGGAGAGCTTCAGTTGTCGATGCTGGCACGCACTTACAGCGACGTGGAGAAGGCGGCACCACAGGGTCAGGGAGGGAGCACGCGATGA
- a CDS encoding PilN domain-containing protein produces MGIEINLLPWRQEQREQRGKRFNMALGLMAVLGLGAGYAMTFYYDHQLAVQQQRNDHIRTALSKLERDIRTISEYEESRDALLAKIEVFTELQQGRPQTVYVFNELARRLQEGVQYTQLTRQAGQLRLGGRAEDNYQVSDQLRALEASAVFGVPVLSEVEGTEQDQRRFALSVAQHLPDEPPEDEQEEASP; encoded by the coding sequence ATGGGCATCGAGATCAATCTTCTGCCTTGGCGACAGGAGCAGCGTGAGCAGCGTGGCAAGCGCTTCAATATGGCGCTGGGCCTTATGGCAGTGCTGGGTCTGGGTGCGGGGTATGCGATGACCTTCTACTACGATCATCAGCTGGCCGTGCAGCAACAGCGCAACGATCATATCCGCACCGCCCTGTCGAAGCTCGAGCGGGATATCCGGACCATCAGCGAGTATGAGGAGTCGCGTGACGCCCTGCTGGCCAAGATCGAGGTCTTCACCGAGCTGCAGCAGGGACGGCCACAGACCGTATATGTCTTCAACGAGCTGGCGAGACGCCTTCAGGAGGGCGTTCAGTATACCCAGCTGACGCGCCAGGCAGGGCAGCTGCGCCTGGGCGGGCGGGCCGAGGACAATTACCAGGTATCGGACCAGCTGCGGGCCCTGGAGGCCTCCGCGGTGTTCGGCGTGCCTGTGCTTTCCGAGGTCGAGGGCACCGAGCAGGACCAGCGTCGCTTCGCGCTCAGCGTGGCGCAGCACCTGCCCGACGAGCCACCAGAGGACGAGCAAGAGGAGGCCTCGCCATGA
- the pilM gene encoding type IV pilus assembly protein PilM produces the protein MRRLRHSGKGVIGVDITSATVKLIELKRVRGQRRVESYAVRPLREGAVVERRIRDIGEVAEALQRAVAQAQPGTREACVAVPAGAAITKTLILPASLNDDEIEARIELESDKHIPFPFSEVAFDFQRLGLNERYGDQQDVLLVACRNQDILQLTETLRQADLTPAAVDVETFAMERAFDELRQQMPPGEEEECMALVDIGANMNAFHVLRGGRIVYSRDTVFGGRRLTDEIASRYGLSLEEAGLAKKRGGLPGDYPTSILMPFVETLVQQIGRSLQLYYTAGRKEKVSRLVLAGGSSVVPGLKERLVEETGMEVLNANPFGRMQVNPRINAQTLANDAPAMLMACGLAMRGR, from the coding sequence TTGAGAAGACTCAGGCATTCCGGCAAGGGGGTGATCGGGGTGGATATCACCTCGGCGACCGTCAAACTTATCGAGCTCAAGCGTGTCCGCGGCCAGCGGCGGGTGGAGAGTTATGCCGTGCGGCCGCTTCGCGAGGGCGCGGTAGTCGAGCGACGCATTCGCGACATTGGCGAGGTCGCCGAGGCTCTGCAGCGTGCGGTCGCTCAGGCGCAGCCTGGCACTCGCGAGGCCTGTGTCGCCGTGCCGGCCGGTGCCGCCATCACCAAGACATTGATCCTGCCGGCCTCGCTCAACGACGATGAGATCGAGGCGCGCATCGAGCTCGAATCCGACAAGCATATTCCCTTTCCGTTCAGCGAGGTGGCCTTCGACTTCCAGCGCCTGGGGCTGAACGAGCGCTATGGCGATCAGCAGGATGTGCTGCTGGTGGCCTGTCGCAATCAGGATATCCTGCAGCTCACCGAGACGCTGCGCCAGGCCGATCTGACGCCCGCCGCGGTCGACGTCGAGACCTTCGCCATGGAGCGGGCCTTCGACGAGTTGCGTCAGCAGATGCCTCCCGGCGAGGAGGAGGAATGCATGGCGCTGGTCGACATCGGGGCCAACATGAATGCCTTCCATGTGCTCAGGGGCGGTCGCATCGTCTACAGTCGCGATACCGTGTTCGGCGGACGTCGCCTGACCGACGAGATCGCCAGCCGCTATGGGCTCAGTCTCGAGGAAGCGGGCCTGGCCAAGAAGCGCGGTGGCCTGCCAGGCGACTATCCGACCAGCATCCTGATGCCCTTCGTCGAGACCCTGGTGCAGCAGATCGGACGCTCCCTGCAGCTTTACTACACCGCGGGTCGCAAGGAAAAGGTGAGCCGCCTGGTGCTGGCAGGCGGTTCCAGCGTGGTACCGGGGCTCAAGGAGCGGCTTGTCGAGGAGACGGGTATGGAGGTTCTGAACGCCAACCCGTTCGGTCGCATGCAGGTCAACCCGCGCATCAACGCCCAGACCCTGGCTAACGATGCGCCGGCCATGCTGATGGCCTGTGGCCTGGCTATGAGGGGGCGCTGA
- a CDS encoding penicillin-binding protein 1A, translated as MKPFKTLAISAIWITLSLSAAGVLAVAGAALYFAPGLPDVRQLQDFELQTPLRIYTRDDKLIGEFGEERRLPVSFDEIPKDMIDALLSAEDAGFFEHPGVDPKGLARAATELVASGGDIQSGGSTITMQVARNYLLTLDRTFTRKIREILLALQMEQVLSKEEILTLYVNKIFLGHRSYGIGAAAETYYGKPLPELDLAQTAMIAGLPKAPSSFNPLANPERSLIRRNWILYRMRELGHIDAERYEEAVQAPITARRFATQLEVDADYVAEMARQFVVERYDDAYTGGYRVTTTLDSRLQPLARQALTQGLIEYDTRHGWRGAEETDIPASLVEAQERTQRSGLEEELAESEVRETARQAAQRSQAQVSGIDGDVSNWLRVLERTPAYGPLEPAIVVESEDREMRVMNRDGELITLPWSGLEWADPYLSPYSRGQPPNAAGDIASRGSLVRILKRDDGSWRLSQRPAAEGSIIVQDPDSGAVLALQGGFSFAASKFNRATQAKRQPGSTFKPFIYLAALQEGDMTPATVINDAPVVMKSNEGLWRPANSGGEFRGPTRLREALAQSRNLVTIRILRTMGLERTIDFLTGFGFAKDQLPNGLSLALGSASLTPMSMTNAYSTLANGGFQVSPWFIQEVARDGEVIERAEPALACRACAPDAERVERDGETYPLAQRVAEETSIYLLRSMLRDVIEHGTGRRALSLNRGDIVGKTGTTNDRRDAWFAGFNDELVTTVWVGKDDYDTIGEYGGQAALPIWMDFMGKALDGHAEAQPSRPEDIVTARIDPATGQRLRDGQPGGIDELFVAGQLPSLAPRSIDRELESQSGSQGTGSFDAIF; from the coding sequence ATGAAGCCATTCAAAACGTTAGCCATATCGGCGATCTGGATCACGCTATCCCTGAGCGCCGCCGGCGTCCTGGCGGTGGCAGGTGCCGCCCTGTATTTCGCTCCGGGCCTTCCCGACGTACGCCAGCTGCAGGACTTCGAACTGCAGACGCCGCTGCGCATCTATACCCGCGATGACAAGCTGATCGGCGAATTCGGCGAGGAACGTCGCCTGCCGGTGAGCTTTGACGAGATTCCGAAGGACATGATCGATGCCTTGCTCTCCGCCGAGGATGCCGGCTTCTTCGAGCACCCCGGCGTCGACCCCAAGGGGCTCGCCCGGGCCGCCACCGAACTCGTCGCCAGCGGCGGCGACATCCAGTCCGGCGGCAGCACCATCACCATGCAGGTGGCGCGCAACTACCTGCTGACCCTGGATCGAACCTTCACCCGCAAGATCCGCGAGATCCTGCTGGCCCTGCAGATGGAACAGGTGCTGAGCAAGGAAGAGATTCTCACCCTCTACGTCAACAAGATCTTCCTCGGCCACCGCTCCTACGGCATCGGCGCCGCCGCCGAGACCTACTATGGCAAGCCGCTGCCCGAGCTTGACCTGGCTCAGACCGCGATGATCGCCGGCCTGCCCAAGGCACCCTCGAGCTTCAATCCGCTGGCCAACCCGGAGCGCTCGCTGATCCGGCGCAACTGGATCCTCTACCGGATGCGCGAGCTGGGCCACATCGATGCCGAGCGCTACGAGGAAGCCGTGCAGGCGCCGATCACCGCCCGCCGTTTCGCGACCCAGCTCGAGGTCGACGCCGATTATGTCGCGGAGATGGCTCGTCAATTCGTCGTAGAACGCTATGACGATGCCTATACCGGCGGCTACCGGGTGACCACCACGCTCGACAGCCGGCTGCAGCCCCTCGCTCGCCAGGCACTGACGCAGGGCCTGATCGAATACGATACCCGCCACGGCTGGCGTGGCGCCGAGGAGACCGACATTCCGGCAAGCCTGGTCGAGGCCCAGGAGCGCACCCAGCGCAGCGGCCTCGAGGAGGAGCTGGCCGAGTCCGAGGTGCGCGAGACGGCGCGCCAGGCGGCCCAGCGCAGCCAGGCTCAGGTCAGCGGCATCGACGGGGACGTCAGCAACTGGCTGCGGGTGCTCGAGCGCACTCCGGCCTATGGCCCCCTGGAACCGGCCATCGTGGTCGAGAGCGAGGACCGGGAGATGCGGGTCATGAACCGCGACGGCGAGCTCATCACCCTGCCCTGGAGCGGCCTCGAGTGGGCGGACCCCTACCTGAGCCCCTATAGCCGTGGCCAGCCGCCGAACGCGGCCGGCGACATCGCCAGCCGCGGCTCGCTGGTGCGCATTCTGAAGCGTGACGACGGCAGCTGGCGGCTGTCTCAGCGCCCCGCCGCCGAGGGCTCGATCATCGTCCAGGACCCCGATAGCGGCGCCGTGCTGGCCCTGCAGGGCGGCTTCAGCTTCGCCGCCAGCAAGTTCAACCGCGCCACCCAGGCCAAGCGCCAGCCGGGCTCGACCTTCAAGCCGTTCATCTATCTGGCCGCCCTTCAGGAGGGCGACATGACCCCGGCCACGGTGATCAACGACGCGCCGGTGGTGATGAAGTCCAACGAGGGCCTGTGGCGGCCGGCCAACTCCGGGGGCGAATTCCGCGGCCCCACCCGGCTACGCGAGGCACTGGCCCAGTCACGCAACCTGGTCACCATCCGCATCCTGCGCACCATGGGGCTCGAGCGCACCATCGACTTCCTGACCGGCTTCGGCTTCGCCAAGGACCAGCTGCCCAACGGCCTGTCACTGGCGCTGGGCAGCGCCAGCCTGACCCCCATGTCAATGACCAACGCCTACTCGACGCTGGCCAATGGCGGTTTCCAGGTCTCGCCTTGGTTCATCCAGGAGGTCGCCCGGGACGGCGAGGTAATCGAACGAGCCGAACCGGCCCTGGCCTGCCGCGCCTGCGCACCGGACGCCGAACGAGTGGAGCGAGACGGCGAGACATATCCGCTGGCCCAGCGGGTCGCCGAAGAGACCTCGATCTACCTGCTGCGCAGCATGCTGCGCGACGTCATCGAGCACGGCACCGGCCGCCGCGCCCTGTCGCTCAATCGCGGCGACATCGTCGGCAAGACCGGCACCACCAACGACCGTCGCGACGCCTGGTTCGCCGGCTTCAACGACGAACTGGTGACCACGGTCTGGGTCGGCAAGGACGACTACGACACCATCGGCGAGTACGGCGGCCAGGCGGCCCTGCCGATCTGGATGGACTTCATGGGCAAGGCGCTAGACGGCCATGCCGAGGCGCAGCCCTCGCGCCCCGAGGATATCGTGACCGCGCGCATCGACCCGGCCACCGGCCAGCGGCTGCGCGACGGACAACCCGGCGGCATCGACGAGCTGTTCGTGGCCGGCCAGCTGCCGAGCCTAGCCCCGCGCAGCATCGACCGGGAGCTCGAGTCCCAGAGCGGTTCCCAGGGCACCGGCTCATTCGACGCCATCTTCTGA
- a CDS encoding DUF481 domain-containing protein: MMLYPATDDPPGIAAPAPSRIAPRALQSMSCSTARRPTRLVGQVLLAGLLGAATAAQAYPFYAPPKAKPDAPTFSGDTELGYTRLSGNTNSQTLIAKTRLTWLTGDWLHTLRLEARTVSEDEETEDERYLASWRERYDLSGPHYLFGFMRWERERDSGYERQLTAIGGYGRQLLDGKRQALSLEAGPGYRDDRLEDRPGQQLPVAYGAMDYRFTLSDTGHFQQQISVETTSENSTLRSLSAITSKLTSRLALRLSHEIKHNSQPPDSADARTDTTTSASLQLSW; this comes from the coding sequence ATGATGCTGTATCCCGCTACCGACGACCCACCGGGCATCGCCGCCCCGGCCCCGTCGCGCATCGCACCGCGCGCCCTCCAGTCAATGTCGTGTTCGACGGCGCGCCGCCCGACCCGCCTGGTGGGCCAGGTTCTGCTGGCGGGCCTGCTGGGCGCCGCCACCGCGGCACAGGCCTACCCCTTCTATGCACCACCCAAGGCCAAACCGGACGCGCCGACCTTCAGTGGCGACACCGAACTGGGCTATACCCGACTGAGCGGCAACACCAACAGCCAGACGCTGATCGCCAAGACGCGCCTGACCTGGTTGACCGGCGACTGGCTGCACACCCTGCGCCTGGAAGCGCGCACCGTGAGCGAGGACGAGGAGACCGAGGACGAGCGCTACCTGGCCTCCTGGCGCGAGCGCTACGACCTGAGCGGCCCCCACTACCTGTTCGGCTTCATGCGCTGGGAGCGGGAACGAGACAGTGGCTATGAGCGCCAGCTCACCGCCATCGGCGGCTATGGGCGCCAGCTGCTCGACGGCAAGCGCCAGGCACTCTCCCTGGAAGCCGGCCCCGGCTATCGCGACGACCGTCTCGAGGACCGGCCCGGTCAGCAACTGCCGGTGGCCTACGGCGCCATGGACTATCGCTTCACGCTATCGGACACCGGTCACTTCCAGCAGCAGATCTCGGTGGAAACTACCAGCGAGAACAGCACCCTCCGCTCGCTGAGCGCCATCACCAGCAAGCTCACCTCACGCCTGGCCCTACGCCTGTCCCACGAGATCAAGCATAACTCGCAGCCGCCGGACAGTGCCGATGCCCGCACCGACACCACTACCAGCGCCTCGCTGCAGCTGAGCTGGTAG